Proteins co-encoded in one Pseudomonas fluorescens genomic window:
- a CDS encoding alginate O-acetyltransferase, which translates to MTRSLRIFYVALFLVTLLVLGLWSVRSFFGFSTNADATVLNGRWTKAVETHYDDEFPIKRLGTNLWAALDFKLFNEGRPGVVLGRDQWLYSDEEFNPIVNEELNLQGNYALVEGVRQTLKEKGVKLVMAIVPAKVRLYPEHLGEVKPASIHANLYQDFHARVAADKILAPDLLGPLQTAKQNGQQVFLRTDTHWTPEGAEIAANTLAKTIADKFPLSGEPQRFVTTPAEKVTHKGDLRLFLPLDPLFENLMPAKEPLQKRNTVAATEQPAGDDALFANSEVPVALIGTSYSANPNWNFVGALKQALHSDVVNYAEDGHGPILPMLSYLKSDDFKNSPPQVLIWEFPERYLPVNNEIGDADPQWVAELKQAGARQQNVAVNTKSETPDRAQN; encoded by the coding sequence ATGACCCGCTCATTACGCATCTTCTATGTCGCACTGTTTCTGGTGACCCTGCTGGTGCTCGGTCTGTGGTCGGTGCGCAGCTTCTTCGGCTTCAGTACCAACGCCGACGCGACGGTGCTCAACGGCCGCTGGACCAAAGCCGTGGAAACCCACTACGACGATGAATTCCCGATCAAGCGACTGGGCACCAACCTCTGGGCCGCGCTGGATTTCAAACTGTTCAACGAAGGTCGTCCGGGCGTGGTGCTCGGTCGCGATCAGTGGTTGTACAGCGATGAGGAATTCAACCCGATCGTCAACGAAGAGCTGAACCTGCAAGGCAACTACGCGCTGGTCGAAGGCGTGCGCCAGACCCTGAAAGAGAAAGGCGTGAAACTGGTGATGGCGATCGTGCCGGCCAAGGTTCGCCTGTACCCGGAACACCTGGGTGAAGTGAAACCGGCGAGCATCCACGCCAACCTCTATCAGGACTTCCACGCCCGTGTCGCGGCGGACAAGATCCTCGCCCCCGACCTGCTCGGCCCGCTGCAAACGGCCAAGCAGAACGGTCAGCAAGTGTTCCTGCGCACCGACACCCACTGGACCCCGGAAGGCGCGGAAATCGCCGCCAACACCCTGGCCAAAACCATCGCCGACAAGTTCCCGCTCAGCGGCGAGCCGCAGCGTTTCGTCACCACGCCGGCGGAGAAGGTCACGCACAAGGGCGACCTGCGTCTGTTCCTGCCGCTGGATCCGCTGTTCGAAAACCTGATGCCGGCCAAAGAGCCGCTGCAAAAGCGCAATACCGTGGCCGCCACCGAGCAGCCTGCCGGTGACGACGCGCTGTTCGCCAACAGCGAAGTGCCGGTCGCGCTGATCGGCACCAGCTACAGCGCCAACCCCAACTGGAACTTCGTCGGTGCGCTCAAGCAAGCGCTGCACAGCGACGTCGTCAACTACGCAGAAGACGGCCACGGCCCGATCCTGCCGATGCTCAGCTACCTGAAAAGCGATGACTTCAAGAACAGCCCGCCACAGGTGCTGATCTGGGAGTTTCCTGAACGATATCTGCCTGTGAACAACGAAATCGGCGACGCCGACCCGCAGTGGGTCGCAGAGCTTAAACAAGCCGGCGCGCGCCAACAAAACGTAGCTGTAAACACTAAATCCGAGACGCCCGATCGGGCGCAAAACTGA
- a CDS encoding RHS repeat domain-containing protein: MSLHINTPRMSAVDPRGLTVRTVDYCRVIEGGPVEPRINRVLHDLAGRAVKQWDPRLWLSQTGDPLTPANLAQLFALDATAIRSDSVDAGTQIELKGLAAQTVFSWDSRQTRRQIEHDDLLRPVAMFEQGASEPRRCVERMTYGRPGSGDQSRNQYGQLIRHDHPAGSVLFNGFAISGQCTEDTRHFTLDPLTPDWPELEADRLRLLEPGAGATSRWRHGALGDVLEQTDARDNRHTFALTVDGRLRERRLQLKGEPEQILISDIHYNAYGSIEQETAGNGVQTTRVYRPEDGRLMVRRDEDTHGGVLQHLHYGYDRTGNVLSIEDKALPIRYFANQRIEPVSRFVYDSLYQLIMASGWEAGSASQGPHSMGRVDPAAVSNYQQTYDYDPSGNLRRLTHAGAQSHGRKLQPASYSNRALPYDDAPPDDAQIEAAYDRRGNLLQLEPGRILNWNLRNQLQSVSPVERASRLNDQEVYLYASGSQRVRKIRSLRTNARTLVSDVRYLPGLELRTDNGTGERLQVIIADNAQVQHWESPPPSGINNRYRYQHVDHLGSVCLETAADGAMINRERFHPFGTSAWRDGEFSCKFVRYSGKERDASGFDYFGLRYYIPWLQRWSSADPAGHGDGANLYRMVRNNPLTFTDDEGAVTRRRLANGLWQPVIATGADRMMAGALEVKSGAPRRGVPATGSSGNIRKALEVGELGRIEVSTQLLDPAPGRYSNETVSQLSRRNGGAEFIFSVDRMTYSGAGSGEFNALRIVDIPNGEIPDQNNAVSGYWAPQGGYVDIPLHPTGTQPDYVFTPGFSGCSLTVDQLNDNVLRVRHVEGGKENAQYNDLSEGHGMGQAAAMEYQDYGYAPDDQGRQENLTTGFAFMKYDRKQQQWNIHYQTIQGSSGIERYSPGSTGFFKKTNASVSVYPQTRIRKTMSRAVIPSDRRKTG, translated from the coding sequence ATGAGTTTGCACATCAATACGCCGAGGATGTCTGCAGTCGACCCGCGCGGTCTGACGGTCCGCACGGTCGACTATTGTCGGGTCATCGAGGGCGGCCCGGTCGAGCCACGGATCAACCGCGTCCTTCATGACCTCGCGGGGCGTGCGGTGAAGCAGTGGGATCCGCGGCTTTGGCTGTCACAGACCGGCGACCCGCTGACACCGGCCAACCTGGCGCAGCTGTTTGCTCTGGACGCCACGGCGATTCGTTCGGACAGCGTCGATGCCGGCACGCAAATCGAGCTCAAGGGACTCGCCGCGCAAACGGTGTTCAGTTGGGACAGCCGCCAGACTCGCCGCCAGATCGAACACGATGACCTGCTGCGACCGGTCGCTATGTTCGAACAAGGGGCAAGCGAGCCTCGGCGTTGTGTCGAGCGCATGACCTACGGTCGTCCCGGCAGTGGGGATCAGTCGCGAAACCAGTACGGTCAGCTGATTCGTCATGACCATCCGGCGGGCAGCGTACTGTTCAACGGGTTTGCAATCAGCGGTCAGTGCACCGAAGACACCCGCCATTTCACTCTGGATCCGCTGACACCCGACTGGCCGGAGCTGGAAGCGGATCGTCTGCGGCTGCTGGAACCCGGCGCCGGTGCGACATCGCGGTGGCGCCATGGTGCGCTCGGCGATGTACTGGAGCAGACGGACGCCCGAGACAACCGACATACATTCGCGCTGACCGTCGATGGCCGCTTGCGCGAGCGTCGCTTGCAGTTGAAGGGTGAGCCTGAACAGATCCTGATCAGCGATATTCACTACAACGCTTATGGCAGTATCGAGCAGGAAACCGCTGGCAACGGTGTGCAGACCACCCGCGTATATCGGCCCGAAGACGGTCGCCTGATGGTCCGTCGGGACGAAGACACTCACGGTGGAGTGCTGCAACACTTGCATTATGGATACGACAGGACTGGCAATGTCCTGAGTATCGAAGACAAGGCGCTGCCGATCCGTTACTTCGCCAACCAGCGCATCGAGCCGGTCAGCCGCTTTGTCTATGACAGTCTTTATCAGTTGATCATGGCGTCCGGCTGGGAAGCCGGGAGTGCCAGTCAGGGCCCACATTCGATGGGGCGCGTCGATCCGGCGGCTGTCAGTAACTATCAGCAGACTTACGATTATGATCCCTCCGGCAACCTGCGCAGGCTGACTCATGCAGGCGCACAAAGTCATGGGCGCAAACTGCAACCGGCGAGTTACAGCAACCGCGCTCTGCCTTATGACGACGCACCTCCCGACGACGCTCAAATCGAAGCCGCATACGACCGCAGAGGCAACCTGTTGCAGCTGGAACCGGGGCGGATACTGAACTGGAACCTGCGCAACCAACTGCAATCGGTCAGTCCGGTGGAGCGTGCCTCCCGGCTCAACGACCAAGAGGTCTATCTCTACGCGTCTGGCAGTCAACGAGTACGCAAAATCCGCTCATTACGAACCAACGCCCGCACCCTGGTTTCCGATGTGCGCTATTTACCTGGACTGGAATTGCGCACCGACAACGGCACCGGCGAACGGTTGCAGGTCATCATTGCCGACAACGCTCAAGTACAGCATTGGGAAAGCCCGCCACCTTCGGGAATCAACAATCGGTATCGATACCAACATGTCGATCATCTGGGTTCGGTCTGTCTGGAAACCGCCGCTGACGGTGCGATGATCAACCGCGAAAGGTTTCACCCTTTCGGTACCAGCGCATGGCGGGACGGCGAATTCAGCTGCAAATTCGTTCGTTACTCGGGCAAGGAGCGCGATGCCTCCGGGTTCGACTACTTTGGTCTGCGTTACTACATCCCATGGCTGCAACGCTGGTCCAGTGCGGACCCTGCCGGTCATGGCGACGGTGCCAACCTCTACCGAATGGTTCGCAACAATCCGCTCACCTTCACCGATGACGAGGGGGCGGTCACGCGTAGAAGGCTGGCCAACGGATTGTGGCAACCTGTTATCGCGACGGGGGCTGATCGAATGATGGCCGGGGCTCTGGAGGTGAAAAGCGGCGCACCTCGGCGCGGAGTGCCCGCTACAGGCAGCTCTGGCAACATCCGAAAGGCGCTGGAGGTTGGTGAGCTGGGCAGGATTGAAGTCAGTACCCAACTGCTGGACCCCGCTCCCGGACGTTACTCGAACGAAACCGTCTCGCAGTTGAGCCGCCGTAACGGTGGCGCAGAGTTTATTTTCAGTGTGGATCGCATGACTTATTCCGGTGCTGGCAGTGGGGAATTCAATGCTTTGCGGATCGTCGATATTCCCAATGGCGAGATCCCTGACCAGAACAACGCGGTATCCGGTTATTGGGCGCCTCAGGGTGGTTATGTCGATATTCCGCTGCATCCGACAGGCACTCAGCCGGACTATGTATTTACCCCCGGTTTCAGCGGTTGCTCACTGACGGTGGATCAACTCAACGACAACGTGCTTCGTGTCCGGCATGTGGAAGGCGGAAAGGAAAATGCCCAATACAACGATCTCTCCGAAGGCCACGGAATGGGGCAGGCCGCCGCCATGGAATATCAGGATTACGGTTATGCACCGGATGATCAGGGCCGTCAGGAAAACCTCACGACCGGTTTCGCTTTCATGAAGTACGACCGCAAACAGCAGCAATGGAACATCCATTATCAGACCATTCAAGGCTCCAGCGGAATCGAGCGTTACAGCCCTGGCAGCACCGGCTTTTTCAAGAAAACCAATGCATCGGTTTCGGTTTATCCACAGACACGTATCAGGAAAACCATGAGCCGGGCAGTCATTCCGAGTGACAGGCGCAAGACGGGCTGA
- a CDS encoding SDR family oxidoreductase, with product MPVALITGCSSGIGRALADAFKSAGYEVWASARKAEDVAALSAAGFTAVQLDVNDNAALEQLAERINQQHGGLDVLINNAGYGAMGPLLDGGVAAMQRQFETNVFSIVGVTRALFPVLRRAKGLVVNVGSVSGVLVTPFAGAYCASKAAVHALSDALRMELAPFGIRVMEVQPGAIQSSFAKNAGHEAEQLINEQSPWFPLREGIRARAKASQDKPTPASDFAAELLKAVQQSKPPRLIRIGNGSRALPLLATLLPKGLLELTLMKRFGLRAKL from the coding sequence ATGCCCGTTGCGTTGATTACCGGTTGTTCCAGCGGCATCGGCCGCGCGCTCGCCGATGCCTTCAAAAGCGCCGGGTACGAGGTCTGGGCCAGTGCACGCAAGGCTGAAGATGTCGCGGCGCTCAGCGCAGCCGGGTTCACGGCGGTGCAGCTCGACGTCAATGACAACGCAGCGCTGGAACAACTCGCCGAGCGGATCAACCAGCAACACGGCGGCCTCGACGTGCTGATCAACAATGCCGGTTACGGCGCCATGGGCCCGCTGCTCGACGGCGGTGTTGCGGCCATGCAGCGCCAGTTCGAAACCAACGTGTTTTCGATTGTCGGCGTGACCCGCGCGCTGTTCCCGGTGCTGCGCCGGGCCAAGGGCCTGGTGGTGAATGTCGGCAGTGTTTCCGGGGTGCTGGTCACGCCATTTGCCGGCGCCTATTGCGCGTCGAAAGCGGCGGTGCATGCGCTGAGTGATGCGTTGCGCATGGAGCTGGCGCCGTTCGGCATTCGCGTGATGGAAGTGCAGCCGGGGGCGATTCAATCGAGCTTCGCCAAGAATGCCGGGCATGAGGCCGAACAACTGATCAACGAACAATCGCCGTGGTTTCCGTTACGCGAAGGCATTCGGGCGCGGGCCAAGGCCTCGCAGGACAAACCGACCCCGGCCAGCGACTTCGCCGCCGAGTTGCTCAAGGCTGTGCAGCAGAGCAAGCCACCGCGACTGATCCGCATCGGCAATGGCAGCCGGGCATTGCCGTTGCTGGCGACTTTGCTGCCGAAAGGGTTGCTGGAATTAACGTTGATGAAGCGCTTCGGCTTACGCGCAAAGCTCTGA
- a CDS encoding mannose-1-phosphate guanylyltransferase/mannose-6-phosphate isomerase, producing the protein MIPVILSGGSGSRLWPLSRKQFPKQFLALTGEHTLFQQTLERLVFEGMDTPIVVCNKDHRFIVNEQLASRNLECQRILMEPFGRNTAPAVALTAMMLVNEGRDELMLVLPADHVLEDQKALQRALALATVAAENGEMVLFGVPATKPETGYGYIKSTGDSLLPEGVSRVSHFVEKPDVKRATEFVESGGYYWNSGMFLFRASRFLEELKKHDPDIYDTCLLTLERSQQDADTVTLDEATFACCPDNSIDYSVMEKTQRACVVPLTAGWSDVGCWSSLWEVNEKDANGNVSKGDVVIQDSKNCMIHGNGKLVSVIGLENIVVVETKDAMMIAHKDKVQGVKQMVNTLNEQGRSETQNHCEVYRPWGSYDSVDMGGRFQVKHISVKPGACLSLQMHHHRAEHWIVVSGTAEVTCDENVFLLTENQSTYIPIASVHRLRNPGKIPLEIIEVQSGSYLGEDDIERFEDIYGRSTPIERGVSVKTIAQ; encoded by the coding sequence ATGATTCCGGTGATCTTGTCAGGTGGTAGCGGTTCACGTCTTTGGCCGCTTTCGCGCAAGCAGTTTCCCAAGCAGTTCCTCGCCCTGACCGGCGAACACACGCTGTTCCAGCAAACCCTCGAGCGTCTGGTGTTCGAAGGCATGGACACCCCGATCGTGGTCTGCAACAAGGATCACCGCTTCATCGTCAACGAGCAGTTGGCCAGCCGCAATCTGGAATGCCAGCGCATCCTGATGGAACCGTTCGGCCGCAACACCGCGCCGGCCGTGGCGCTGACCGCGATGATGCTGGTCAATGAAGGTCGCGACGAACTGATGCTGGTACTGCCGGCCGACCACGTCCTCGAAGACCAGAAAGCCCTGCAACGCGCCCTCGCCCTGGCCACCGTCGCCGCTGAAAATGGCGAGATGGTGCTGTTCGGCGTGCCGGCCACCAAACCGGAAACCGGTTACGGCTACATCAAGTCCACCGGTGATTCGCTGCTGCCCGAAGGCGTGAGCCGCGTCTCGCACTTCGTGGAAAAACCCGACGTCAAACGCGCTACCGAGTTCGTCGAGTCCGGCGGTTACTACTGGAACAGCGGCATGTTCCTGTTCCGCGCCAGCCGCTTCCTCGAAGAACTGAAAAAGCACGATCCGGACATCTACGACACCTGCCTGCTGACCCTCGAGCGCAGCCAGCAGGATGCCGACACCGTCACACTGGACGAAGCCACCTTCGCCTGCTGCCCGGACAACTCCATCGACTACTCCGTGATGGAAAAAACCCAGCGCGCCTGCGTGGTGCCGCTGACCGCCGGCTGGAGCGATGTCGGTTGCTGGTCGTCGCTGTGGGAAGTCAACGAGAAGGACGCCAATGGCAACGTCAGCAAGGGCGATGTGGTGATCCAGGACAGCAAGAACTGCATGATCCACGGCAACGGCAAACTGGTGTCAGTGATCGGCCTGGAGAACATCGTGGTGGTCGAAACCAAGGACGCCATGATGATTGCCCACAAGGACAAGGTTCAGGGCGTCAAGCAGATGGTCAACACGCTCAACGAGCAGGGCCGCAGCGAAACCCAGAACCACTGCGAAGTCTACCGTCCGTGGGGCTCCTACGACTCGGTGGACATGGGCGGGCGCTTCCAGGTCAAGCACATCTCGGTCAAGCCGGGCGCATGCCTGTCGCTGCAGATGCACCACCACCGCGCCGAACACTGGATCGTGGTCAGCGGCACTGCCGAAGTGACCTGCGACGAGAACGTGTTCCTGCTCACTGAAAACCAGTCGACCTACATCCCGATCGCCTCGGTGCATCGCCTGCGCAACCCGGGCAAGATCCCGCTGGAAATCATCGAAGTGCAGTCGGGCTCGTATCTGGGCGAAGACGATATCGAGCGCTTCGAAGACATCTACGGTCGCTCCACTCCGATCGAACGCGGCGTGTCGGTGAAAACCATCGCGCAGTAA
- a CDS encoding multidrug transporter, which translates to MFIGVLLVITWLILLLRYPAKALPVSMAAAVGLGLVAMWVVWLDNREVKQLARLELRIVYAPEQCPADRPLLLKMNNGNDVPLTELRWRIAAYAPGDTVNLADNQYAAPRYRGPGELQAGGNWEDCLPLPPLRPGYRPQTLEFRAERLQGSFSD; encoded by the coding sequence ATGTTCATCGGCGTCTTGCTGGTCATCACCTGGCTGATCCTGCTGTTGCGCTACCCGGCCAAGGCCTTGCCGGTGTCGATGGCTGCCGCTGTGGGCCTCGGGCTGGTGGCGATGTGGGTGGTGTGGCTGGACAACCGCGAGGTCAAGCAACTGGCGCGCCTTGAACTGCGCATCGTCTATGCCCCCGAACAATGCCCTGCCGACCGGCCGCTGCTGCTCAAGATGAACAACGGCAACGACGTGCCGCTGACTGAACTGCGCTGGCGCATCGCAGCGTACGCGCCGGGCGACACCGTGAACCTGGCCGACAATCAGTACGCCGCCCCACGCTATCGCGGCCCAGGCGAATTGCAGGCCGGCGGCAATTGGGAAGACTGTTTGCCGCTGCCACCGCTGCGACCCGGTTATCGCCCTCAAACCCTGGAGTTTCGCGCCGAGCGATTGCAGGGTAGTTTCTCCGACTGA
- a CDS encoding LysR family transcriptional regulator, whose protein sequence is MVSLDRFDTFKAVVEAGSLTAAADTLGQTRAVVSFNLKRLEEELGVTLLTRNTRQLALTDAGERFYRRCLRTLDEARLAIEEARSEHSQLKGTLRITTTVEFALAQVVPALEVFRQQQPQLNIHLSTSSTHADLISERFDMAIRLGRMHDSNLRAVQLSTFEVFAVAASGLVERFVPVDTLAVLESMPTLGHGRVPEMTVSDPAGTEHIYQPKPGTTAIVADNSATLRAFALTGQGVAILPQWLIQEDLDAGRLQRLLPDYRFAQQGVYALYPDTRHLPLKVRAFIDFMKGWG, encoded by the coding sequence ATGGTCAGCCTGGATCGATTCGATACCTTCAAAGCCGTGGTCGAGGCCGGCTCGCTGACCGCCGCTGCCGACACGTTGGGGCAAACGCGGGCGGTGGTGAGCTTCAACCTCAAGCGCTTGGAAGAAGAGTTGGGCGTCACCTTGCTCACCCGCAACACCCGGCAACTGGCCCTGACCGATGCCGGCGAACGTTTTTATCGGCGCTGCCTGCGCACGCTGGACGAAGCGCGGCTTGCGATCGAGGAAGCACGTTCAGAGCACTCGCAGCTCAAGGGCACCCTGCGCATCACCACGACCGTGGAGTTCGCGCTGGCTCAGGTGGTGCCGGCGCTGGAAGTGTTTCGTCAGCAGCAGCCGCAACTGAACATTCACTTGTCCACATCTTCGACCCATGCCGATCTGATCTCCGAACGCTTTGACATGGCGATCCGCCTGGGCCGCATGCACGACTCCAATCTGCGGGCAGTGCAGTTGTCGACGTTCGAGGTATTTGCCGTGGCGGCGTCGGGGCTGGTCGAGCGATTTGTGCCGGTCGATACGCTGGCGGTGCTGGAGTCGATGCCGACGCTGGGGCATGGGCGAGTGCCGGAAATGACGGTCAGCGACCCGGCCGGCACCGAGCATATCTATCAGCCAAAACCGGGAACCACCGCCATCGTCGCCGACAACTCGGCGACCCTGCGCGCCTTTGCACTGACCGGGCAAGGCGTGGCGATTTTGCCGCAATGGCTGATTCAGGAAGACCTCGACGCCGGGCGATTACAGCGCTTGTTGCCGGATTACCGCTTCGCCCAGCAAGGCGTTTACGCACTGTACCCGGACACCCGGCACCTGCCGCTGAAGGTGCGGGCGTTCATTGATTTCATGAAGGGCTGGGGCTGA
- a CDS encoding alginate O-acetyltransferase AlgF, whose product MTFTTTPRRLAKRFALVAGLSVLSVQAFAGGDAALYGPTAPKGSTFVRVYNASNAEVSATVGSTNLSDVAPLASSDFSFMPGGDYSAKVGSQTLPVKLAGDHYYTLVNNASGAPQLIEEPPFKNKQKSLVRVQNLSDKPLTLKTADGKTDVVPNVAAKGRGEREINPVKVSLALYEGDKKVGDVKPVALERGEAAVLYVTGNGSNLSPVWVKRPVSTR is encoded by the coding sequence ATGACTTTCACTACAACTCCTCGTCGTCTCGCCAAACGCTTCGCTCTGGTCGCGGGTCTGAGCGTGCTGTCGGTCCAGGCTTTCGCCGGTGGCGACGCTGCGCTGTACGGCCCGACTGCACCGAAAGGCTCGACCTTCGTACGGGTCTACAACGCCAGCAACGCTGAAGTCAGCGCCACTGTCGGCAGCACCAACCTGAGCGACGTTGCGCCACTGGCCAGCAGCGACTTCAGCTTCATGCCGGGTGGTGACTACAGCGCCAAGGTCGGCAGCCAGACCCTGCCGGTCAAACTCGCCGGTGACCACTACTACACCCTGGTCAACAACGCCTCCGGCGCGCCGCAACTGATCGAAGAACCGCCGTTCAAGAACAAGCAGAAATCCCTGGTGCGCGTGCAGAACCTCAGCGACAAGCCGCTGACCCTGAAGACCGCCGACGGCAAGACCGACGTGGTGCCGAACGTGGCCGCCAAGGGCCGTGGCGAGCGTGAAATCAACCCGGTGAAAGTCAGCCTGGCGCTGTACGAGGGCGACAAGAAAGTCGGCGATGTGAAGCCGGTCGCCCTGGAGCGCGGTGAAGCTGCGGTGCTGTACGTCACCGGCAACGGCAGCAACCTGTCGCCAGTCTGGGTGAAACGCCCGGTGTCGACTCGCTAA